From one Rosa rugosa chromosome 4, drRosRugo1.1, whole genome shotgun sequence genomic stretch:
- the LOC133742768 gene encoding uncharacterized protein LOC133742768, protein MQFLSSGFVVMLFHYDGNVDEWMQFQWNDLVIYVSAVNQTKCCLSDIQSKNFGFTYCSGNISYCFRVFSSALVQGATNVFWYDISLCWLYMVDYMKLVVGGFWNGFAYLLEDVALEPTRSSEICIFYFQGFFYNSGRLSGKEFSTPETINCKFFCNVLIHAIDKLERFLRHFPVFPNAFLVVGPADFFVIELADQLQKLKMEPVLLHYFSHIKVLQGIELRMATSTRLKTCLYSFTSPGGPMYPTRVVRHAAWDALDLLFPIGNKLKKFATCKYVTYLSGA, encoded by the exons ATGCAGTTTTTGTCAAGTGGTTTTGTTGTGATGCTTTTTCATTATGATGGTAACGTTGATGAGTGGATGCAATTTCAATGGAATGATCTTGTCATTTATGTGTCTGCAgtcaatcaaacaaaatg CTGTTTATCAGATATTCAATCAAAGAATTTTGGGTTTACATATTGCTCTGGTAATATTTCATATTGCTTTAGAGT ATTCTCATCTGCTCTTGTTCAAGGTGCTACAAACGTTTTCTGGTACGATATTAGCTTATGTTGGTTATACATGGTAGATTACATGAAACTGGTTGTTGGTGGCTTTTGGAATGGCTTTGCA tatcttcttgagGATGTTGCTTTGGAACCCACCCG GTCCAGCGAGATCTGTATCTTTTACTTTCAAGGTTTCTTTTATAACTCAGGTAGGCTTTCTGGTAAAGAATTTTCAACCCCTGAAACAATAAATTGCAAATTCTTCTGTAATGTGTTGATTCATGCAATTGACAAACTTGAGAGATTCTTAAGGCACTTTCCCGTTTTCCCGAATGCTTTTCTGGTTGTTGGTCCTGCAGACTTCTTTGTTATTGAACTTGCAGATCAg CTTCAAAAATTGAAGATGGAACCAGTATTGCTCCATTACTTTTCACACATTAAAGTTCTCCAGG GCATAGAGCTGAGAATGGCCACAAGTACAAGGTTAAAGACTTGTTTGTATAGCTTCACTTCTCCTGGTGGTCCAATGTACCCTACAAGAGTTGTTCGTCATGCAGCCTGGGATGCTTTAGATTTGCTTTTTCCA ATTGGCAATAAGCTCAAGAAGTTTGCGACTTGTAAATATGTTACATATTTGTCAGGAGCATGA